Part of the Virgibacillus natechei genome is shown below.
GCATCCCCAGCTGTTGCGTAAAGGTTTCCACCCGGTCCTATTTTAATTCTACCTCCATGATGATAGTTACCGCTAGGAATTTGGTCAAGAAGCAGACTCTCCTCTCTCCACACATTATCTTCCAAGCGGAGTGTGATGATACGATTGAATTGTCCAACACTATCTTCATACGTATAATAGGCATAAGCTAGGTTCGATTCGGTAAAGTTGGGAGCAAGAACAAACCCAAGCAAACCTGCCTCTGCAGCTGTTGCAAGATCTCTCTCGAGTTCCACACTTTGTCGTTCCACTTGTCCATTTTCAATTTTCGCAATGTTTCCTGGCCTTTCTGTCAAATAGAACGTATTCTCATGTGTTTCGATAGACCAGGGAACATCAAGATATCCTGTAATCACTTCTAGTGCTTCAACAGGTAAAGATAACTGTTTTTGTTGTGTATCTTCCAGCTCATTGGAAGAATTTTGTTGCTCATTTTCAGAACACCCGACAAGGAAAAGAAAAACTAATAGAAGGGGGCCCATTACAATTTTTTTCACAAACATCACTCCTAATATTTATTCTCACATTTAAATAGGGCTCGTTCTTTCCCACCAATAAAAGCGATAATGGAAAGGATGCCCAAAAGTAGAATTTTGGGACATCCTCGATACTGGCATTGGAATTCTATTAATCAACTCAGGTACTAACATCAGAAGCTAATACTCGTTCATTTTCTCCATTGTTGTTTTACTCGCTTTTTACAGAATAGCGAATCCATAATGTGCCGTGTTCCAATTCTTTAACGGATTCAAGTTGAAAAGCTTTTTCTTCGATGCTGGAATATGGTTCTTTTGCAACGAAGAATCGGTTACCGTCTGGATCGCCATTTGCGATAGGGGCCAAGATGACGCTGACTTCATCAACCAGTCCGTTTTGAACCATAGACCAGTTGATCGTTCCGCCTCCTCCAACCATCATTCGCTCGATATGAAAGAGGTTATAGAACTTGTCTAGCATCACTTCATAATCAATTTGGTCAATGCCTGCAATGATATAGGATATCTTTTTCTTTCTGAGAAAATCTTTATAGGAATTTGACGCTTGCTCCGTTAAGACTACTACAATGTGGGAAGAGACATTGCCATAGCCAAAGGTATTCTCTTCAAAGGCTAATTCTCCTCGTGGGTCTATGGATAAATAATACATGGGAGCGTCGGGGTCCGCCACATAATCCCCTTCAGGAACAGGGTTAGCGTTTTCATCTAACTCAGGTTCCTTGTAATGGGTAATGTTGTCTTCTGCAGATGTTTTACCGTTCAGATATCCTTGTATTTCAAACTGTTGTTTTTCAGGGTCCAGTGAAAGTTCTTGATATTGTCTACTCGCTTCTTCAAATTCTCGTAAATTCATAATATCCAGATTCCCATCGATGGACGTATGTGTGTGTATAATAATATAAGGTTTGTTCATCCTTAATCCTCCAAATTTTTTATTAAGTGCAGCAATCGTATCGTTTAGATTATCGCTTTACGCGAGTTCACATTGTGCTTATGTCGATCACAAAACGATATTTTACATCCGAAGCTAAAACTCGTTCATATGCTTGGTCAATTTGATCGGCCGAAATCACTTCAATTTTAGGTGCAATGTCATGTTTTGCGCAGAAATCCAGCATCTCCTGCGTCTCACGGATGCCACCAATCATGGAAGCTGCGAATGAGCGTCGTTGACCGATGAGGGAGAACACACTTAATGATAAGGCTTCAGCGGGTGCACCAACATTGATTATTGTTCCATCCAGCGTTAACAGGGAAAGATAAGCGTCCATGTCGATGTTTGCACTTACCGTGTTAATAATTAAGTCAAAAGATCCAGCAAGTTTTTCAAATGTTTCTGGATTACTAGTGGCATGATAGTCTTTTGCACCGAACGAAAAGCCATCTTCCTTTTTATTCAGTGTTTGTGATAGAACGGTAACTTCTGCCCCCATGGCGTGTGCAATCTTAACAGCCATATGTCCAAGGCCGCCCATGCCAACAACTGCTATTTTCTTGTCTGGGCCAGCTTCCCA
Proteins encoded:
- a CDS encoding dihydrofolate reductase family protein produces the protein MNKPYIIIHTHTSIDGNLDIMNLREFEEASRQYQELSLDPEKQQFEIQGYLNGKTSAEDNITHYKEPELDENANPVPEGDYVADPDAPMYYLSIDPRGELAFEENTFGYGNVSSHIVVVLTEQASNSYKDFLRKKKISYIIAGIDQIDYEVMLDKFYNLFHIERMMVGGGGTINWSMVQNGLVDEVSVILAPIANGDPDGNRFFVAKEPYSSIEEKAFQLESVKELEHGTLWIRYSVKSE
- a CDS encoding NAD(P)-dependent alcohol dehydrogenase, encoding MITAKARAVDGPDKSFRAAEIERRDLDTRDVLIEIKYAGICHSDIHTAHGEWGPVNYPLVPGHEIAGIVTDVGPEVTKYKVGDRAGVGCMVDSCGECENCRKGEEQYCLNGKVDTYAAVDKYGEYTQGGYSTHIVVTEDFVLRIPDNIELDAAAPLLCAGITTYSPLNHWEAGPDKKIAVVGMGGLGHMAVKIAHAMGAEVTVLSQTLNKKEDGFSFGAKDYHATSNPETFEKLAGSFDLIINTVSANIDMDAYLSLLTLDGTIINVGAPAEALSLSVFSLIGQRRSFAASMIGGIRETQEMLDFCAKHDIAPKIEVISADQIDQAYERVLASDVKYRFVIDISTM